In Haloterrigena turkmenica DSM 5511, a single genomic region encodes these proteins:
- a CDS encoding cytochrome b/b6 domain-containing protein — MTNLDHGKFSRVTTMFHSLLALTVFILFFTGYAIAFNTELWWLVELMGGNQGVLSIHRLAGFALIALTGFWVPYMLLRSASRSNFRSILPAPSDVTAFVQDVKFALGRADERHPAARQFAGYKADEVPLISYIGKGVIWIFTVELLLLMLSGLLIWRKTWLIDFYDSQSVVMAFVAFHGLLGVIMLMGVMFHTFEHGFHPAFYPVEMKAFLPKEHTPNFHGDPDDHETTGIERLRRKSSWRWATNVMGVLVVVGIVSVMMASLEYGGYPVPDSLVFDEGSVLRTIGINIGIFVLLVGLVLSVFGNVLRARYMRQRRERERPTERTPAADGSGSTRDDGPSEADD, encoded by the coding sequence ATGACGAACCTCGATCACGGGAAGTTCTCGCGGGTGACGACGATGTTCCACTCGCTGCTGGCGCTGACGGTGTTCATCCTGTTCTTCACGGGGTACGCCATCGCCTTCAATACGGAGCTGTGGTGGCTCGTCGAACTGATGGGCGGCAACCAGGGCGTGCTCTCGATCCACCGGCTGGCCGGCTTCGCGCTGATCGCGTTGACCGGGTTCTGGGTGCCCTACATGCTGCTTCGATCGGCCAGTCGGTCCAACTTCCGGTCGATCTTGCCCGCTCCGTCCGACGTGACGGCCTTCGTTCAGGACGTCAAGTTCGCGCTGGGACGGGCCGACGAGCGCCACCCGGCGGCCCGCCAGTTCGCGGGCTACAAGGCCGACGAGGTGCCGCTGATCTCCTACATCGGGAAGGGCGTCATCTGGATCTTCACCGTCGAGTTGCTCTTGTTGATGCTCTCGGGGCTGCTCATCTGGCGCAAGACCTGGCTGATCGACTTCTACGACTCCCAGTCGGTCGTGATGGCCTTCGTCGCCTTCCACGGCCTGCTCGGGGTCATCATGCTGATGGGCGTGATGTTCCATACCTTCGAGCACGGCTTCCACCCGGCGTTCTACCCCGTCGAGATGAAGGCGTTCCTGCCGAAAGAGCACACCCCGAACTTCCACGGCGATCCGGACGACCACGAGACGACCGGGATCGAACGCCTCCGGCGCAAGTCCTCGTGGCGGTGGGCGACGAACGTGATGGGCGTGCTTGTCGTCGTTGGCATCGTCAGCGTGATGATGGCCAGCCTCGAGTACGGCGGCTACCCGGTGCCGGACTCGCTGGTGTTCGACGAGGGGAGCGTCCTCCGGACGATCGGCATTAACATCGGAATCTTCGTGCTGCTCGTCGGACTCGTCCTCTCGGTGTTCGGCAACGTGCTTCGGGCGCGGTACATGCGTCAGCGCCGGGAGCGGGAGCGACCGACCGAACGGACGCCCGCCGCGGACGGGAGCGGGTCGACTCGCGACGACGGCCCCAGCGAGGCCGACGACTGA
- a CDS encoding 4Fe-4S dicluster domain-containing protein gives MTQDESSGQVMSQGVMSTGEGMRIFPDVEACIDCGGCVVACKRTWDREIDNQRIDITTMAEGVAGPQGENADKTGRLAAGENPGETSLPMQCYHCENAPCVSVCPTNALQKEDDGFVSVHEDLCVGCQYCLSGCPFGAPQFPDSNDGAAQIFGTGGIMDKCTGCRERQEVQKGPACAEECATDAILVGGAGEIADELEARDSQPFFNDEAMAIIFGEEDAQLFQ, from the coding sequence ATGACACAGGACGAATCCTCCGGCCAGGTGATGAGTCAAGGCGTCATGAGCACCGGCGAGGGGATGCGGATCTTCCCCGACGTCGAGGCGTGCATCGACTGCGGCGGCTGCGTCGTCGCCTGCAAGCGCACCTGGGACCGAGAGATCGACAACCAGCGCATCGACATCACGACCATGGCCGAGGGCGTCGCCGGCCCGCAGGGCGAGAACGCCGACAAGACCGGCCGGCTGGCCGCGGGGGAGAACCCCGGCGAAACCAGCCTGCCGATGCAGTGTTACCACTGCGAGAACGCGCCCTGCGTCTCGGTCTGTCCGACCAACGCCCTCCAGAAGGAAGACGACGGTTTCGTATCGGTCCACGAGGACCTCTGCGTCGGCTGCCAGTACTGTCTATCGGGCTGTCCGTTCGGCGCGCCGCAGTTTCCCGACAGCAACGACGGCGCGGCCCAGATCTTCGGCACCGGCGGCATCATGGACAAGTGCACCGGCTGTCGCGAACGCCAAGAGGTCCAGAAGGGGCCGGCCTGCGCCGAGGAGTGTGCGACCGACGCCATCCTCGTCGGCGGCGCCGGCGAGATCGCCGACGAACTCGAGGCCCGCGACAGCCAGCCGTTCTTCAACGACGAGGCCATGGCGATCATCTTCGGCGAGGAGGACGCCCAACTGTTCCAGTGA